ACAGATTGTGGTGATCGTCTGAAGCAAGTTACTCCACCGGTGGCGAGAACTCAGTGAAGTGGCGTTGTGATTCCTCGCTGCTTCTGATATTTTCCGCCTCGGTCGGCATAGGAAGTTTCGCAGACCGCAGCGGCGCGAAGGAACAACACCTGCGCCAATCCTTCATTCGCGTAAATCTTCGCGGGCAGCGGTGTGGTGTTGGAAATTTCCAGCGTGACGTGTCCTTCCCATTCCGGTTCAAAAGGCGTCACGTTGACGATGATGCCGCAGCGGGCGTAAGTGCTCTTGCCGATACAAATAGTGAGGATGTCTCGCGGGATGCGGAAATACTCAACGCTCCGGGCAAGCGCGAACGAGTTGGGCGGCACAATGCAAACCGCCGCCTGCAAATCCACGAAGGACTTCGCGTCGAAGTTCTTTGGGTCAACGACAGTGTTGAAGACATTGGTGAAAACCTTGAACTCGTCCGCCACGCGCAAGTCGTAGCCGTAGCTCGACAGGCCGTAGCTGACGACACGTTGGCCGTTATCAAGTTGTCGGACTTGGCGTTGGATGAATGGTTCAATCATCCGTTGCTCGACGGCCAGGCGACGGATTTGTTTGTCAGAGAGAATACTCATGCGGTTGGAACGGTATGGGTGAAAGGACAATGACGGCAGCCGTTGCCGCAGCAGTAGCGGCGCTTTAAGTGATAGACTGCCGTGAACACGATTGTTCCGTGTTCATCAAGATAGAAATCTCCAGATTTGGCCGGCTGAACTCCGCAAACCTCAGCGCGCACGCGGCACAGGACGGTTTCAGCGTCGTCGGATATCGCCGCGTGGCGTGCCACGGCAGACAAGCAGCGCTGGCAGAGGCAGGCTGGCTCAAGGTGCATCTCGGCGACATGACGTGCCATTGTAGGTGGAATGCTGACGGCCTCGCACCAACAAGGGCCTTTGTAAAGACAGCCGTTGGCGATGCGACACTCATTCGCTTCACAACAGATTGGACAACACCGGTCGTTGGCCAGTAAAACATTCACCACGCAAGCGAGCCGCCAGTTTGATACTCAGTCACGCGGGTCTCGAAAAAATTCTTCTCCTTCCCCAAGTCAATCGTCTCGCTCATCCATGGGAAGGGATTCTTCGAGCCGTGTTTCGGCTGAAGACCGATGCGCTCCAAGCGTCGGTCAGCAATGTGTTGGACGTATTCGCGGAACAATCCGGCGTTGAGGCCGAGAATGCCGCGTGGGAGACAATCTTCGGCGTATGCGATTTCAAGTTCGACGGCCTGTTCGATAAGCCGCTGCAACTCCGTCTGAAACTCCGCCGTCCAAATCTCCGGGTTCTCGGCCTTGATGCCGTTGATGAGATCAATGCCGAAATTCAGGTGAATGGTCTCATCGCGCAAGATGTATTGGAACTGCTCGCCCACACCGGTCATGCGGTTCTGGCGATGAAACGACAGCATCATCACGAAGCCGCTGTAAAAGAAAATGCCTTCCATGATGACGTAGAAGCCGACGAGGTTTTTGACGAAGCGTTGCATTCCCGCGACGGTTTCCGTGCTGAAATCCGGCTGAAGGATGTCGCTGGTCAGCTTCATCTCGAACGTGTCCTTGTCGCGGATGGAATTGACCTCGTGATACATGTTGAAGACCTCGCGTTCGTCGAGCGCGAGCGATTCGCAGATGTAATGGAACGTGTGCGTATGGATCGCCTCCTCGAACGACTGCCGCAGCAAATACTGCCGCGCTTCGGGATTCGTGATGTGCTTGAAGATGGCGAGGACGATGTTGTTGCCGACGAGACTTTCGGCGGTGCTGAAGAAGCCGAGGTTGCGCATGATGACCTGACGTTCGTCGGCGGTGAATTTGTTGGACTTCCACAACTCGATGTCCTTTTGCATCGGCACTTCGGTGGGCATCCAATGATTCGCGCAGCCGTTGAGATAATGTTCCCACGCCCACTTGTATTTGAGCGGCATGAGTTGGTTCACGTCCACCGCGCGGCAGTTTAACAGCCGTTTGTCTTCAGCGTTGATGCGCTTGGTGAGGTCGTGATTTTGCGGACGTTCGTTCGTTGTGTTGCAACAAGACATAATTGTTAGTTGATGGTTGATGATTCAGAGTTGATGAATTCACGGGCCGCTTTGGCGGCGGCAACGAGATTCTTCAGCGCCGGTTTCACTTCTTCCCAGCGGCGGGTTTTCAAGCCGCAGTCAGGGTTCAACCATAGGCGTTCCTTCGGGATAACCTTCGCGGCAGCGTGGATGAGGCCAAGCATTTCGTCCGCTGAGGGAACGCGCGGCGAGTGGATGTCCCACACGCCTGGCCCGATGTCGTTCGGGTAATGGAACTGCGCGAACGCGCCGAGCAATTCCATGTTCGAGCGCGAGGTCTCGATGGAAATCACGTCGGCGTCGAGAGCGGCAATGCTGGCGAGAATATCGTCGAACTCGCAGTAGCACATGTGCGTGTGAATTTGCGTATCGTCACGCACACCGCTGGCAGCGAGACGGAAGGCATCCACCGCCCAATTCAAATACTCCTGCCAGTCGGCGCGGCGCAGCGGCAATCCTTCACGCAACGCCGGCTCGTCAATCTGGATGATGGGCAGGCCGGCGGCTTCGAGGTCGCGCACTTCATCGCGCAACGCGAGCGCGATTTGTTTGGCCGTTTCGCTGCGCGGCTGGTCGTCCCGCATGAAACTCCATTGCAGTATTGTGATCGGGCCGGTGAGCATTCCTTTCATCGGCTTGCGTGTGAGTGACTGTGCGAGCTTCGACCAGCGCACCGTCATCGGTTGCGGACGGGAAACGTCGCCGAAAATGATCGGCGGTTTGACGCAGCGCGAGCCGTAGCTCTGCACCCAGCCGTTCTCGGTAAAAACAAATCCGGCAAGCTGCTCGCCGAAATACTCCACCATGTCATTCCGCTCGAACTCGCCATGTACCGGCACGTCGAGGCCGACTTCCCCCTGCCAGCGGATGCACTCGGCGGTTTGCTGTTCAAGAAATTTTTCGTAGTCGGCGGATGAAAGCTCACCTTTCTTGAAACGTGCGCGGCCAGCGCGCACTCCCTCCGTCTGCGGAAAAGAACCGATGGTCGTGGTGGGAAACGCTGGCAGATTCAACCGCGCCTGCTGTTTTGGCTGGCGCGTGGTGAAGGCATTTTGCCGCTGCAAATCTCCCGGCGACACAGCCTCAGTTCGGAGTCTAACAACCGCATCGTGGATGCGCGGGCTGCTTCGGCGATTCGCAATGGCTTTGCGGTTTTCCAGCAAGGCCGCGCTGTCGCCATTCTGGTTCACGAGTTGCGCGAGTAAGCCAACTTCCGAAAGTTTTTCCTTCGCGAACGCGAGCCAGCTTTTAAGTTCCGGGTCGAGTTTAGTTTCATGCTTCAGACTCAAAGGTGAATGAAGCAATGAGCAGGACGGTGAAACGATGAGCCGGTCATTTCCGATGGCTTTTGCCGCTTTTTGCAGCAAGTTTAGCGAACGCTCAAAATCGTTCCGCCAGATGTTGCGTCCATCCACGACGCCGAATGAAAGCTGCATTGTCGGCGGCAACTCGGTGAGCAGGCGGTCGAGTTCGTGCGGTGCGCGCGCGGCGTCGAAATGAAGCGCCTCCACCGGCAATTGGCAGGCAGTCGCGAGATTTTCGCGCAGGTCGCCAAAATAAGTCGCGAGCAGAAGTTTCAATCCTGGCGCGGCTTCGTGAAATTGTGCGTAGGTAGTGCCAAACGCAGCACGTTGTTCCGGCGTCAAGTCGAGGCATAGCGCAGGTTCATCCAGTTGCACCCACTCCGCGCCTTGGGCATGGAGACGGCGCAGAATTTCGGCATAGACCGGAAGCAACTTCGGCAAAAGCGAAAGCCGGTCAAAGTTTTCCCCGCGCGTTTTGGCGAGCAGGAGAAAGGTTATCGGCCCGACGAGCACTGGCACAGTGCGGATGCCAAGCGCCAGCGCCTCGGCAAACTCGTCGAAAGGTTTCGTGGAGGAGAGCCGGAAAGTTTGCCCCCCCTGCAATTCCGGCACAAGGTAGTGGTAATTCGTGTCGAACCACTTGGTCATTTCCAGCGCAACGGCTGGACCGCCGCAACTTCCACAGTCGTCACCTTTCCCACTGACACCGCGTGCCATTGTGAAGTAGGTGGCAAGGTCAACGTGCTCGCCCTGCCAGTGGAATCGCTCCGGCACTGCACCGAGCAACGCGCAGGTGTCGAGCATCTGGTCGTAAAGGCTGAAATCGTTTGACGGGATGAGGTCAATGCCGGCAGCGCGCTGGCGTTGCCAGTTCTCAGCGCGGATGGCTTTGGCGACTTCGACAAGTTGCGCCTCGGCGATTTTCTTCGACCAGAAGGATTCGAGGGCGCGTTTGAGTTCACGCTTCGCCCCGATGCGGGGGAAGCCCAGGTTATGTGTTCGTATGTTTTTGTTCATGTTCATTGGCAAGCCTCGCACGTTGGGTCGTTCAGTAAGCACGCTTTCACGGGCGCAGCTTCGGCTTCGGCGGAAACCGGCTCGCCCTCGCGTTGAACTTGAATGTCTGCTGACGCGCTTTTGTTTTTCATCCAGCGGGGTTGCAGGCCGCGCCGGTTCGTGTCCGTGGTGGACTTTTCAATCTGCGTCGCGGCGAGCGAGCGGAGATAGTAAGTCGTCTTGAGTCCCTTTTCCCACGCGAGGAGATACATTTCGCTCAATTGTTTGCCGTTCGGCTGCGCGAGATAAAGATTCAGAGACTGGCCCATATCCAGCCACTTCTGTCGGCGGCTCGCGCATTCGATCAGCCAGCGCGGCTCAATCTCGAACGCGGTGCGATAAAGCCCCTTCAGTTCCGCCGGGATACGCTCAATCTCCTGAATCGAACCGTCGTAATACTTGAGGTCGTCCAACATTTCGTCATCCCACAAACCACGTTGCTTCAGGTCAGCAACCAGGAACGTGTTCGCCGTGGTGAAATCGCCGCTCAAGTTGGCCTTGGCGAAAAGATGCTTGTAGGTCGGCTCGATGGACTGGCCGACCCCGACAATGTTCGAGATGGTTGCCGTTGGCGCGATGGC
This portion of the Verrucomicrobiota bacterium genome encodes:
- a CDS encoding dCTP deaminase, with the protein product MSILSDKQIRRLAVEQRMIEPFIQRQVRQLDNGQRVVSYGLSSYGYDLRVADEFKVFTNVFNTVVDPKNFDAKSFVDLQAAVCIVPPNSFALARSVEYFRIPRDILTICIGKSTYARCGIIVNVTPFEPEWEGHVTLEISNTTPLPAKIYANEGLAQVLFLRAAAVCETSYADRGGKYQKQRGITTPLH
- a CDS encoding ribonucleotide-diphosphate reductase subunit beta; amino-acid sequence: MSCCNTTNERPQNHDLTKRINAEDKRLLNCRAVDVNQLMPLKYKWAWEHYLNGCANHWMPTEVPMQKDIELWKSNKFTADERQVIMRNLGFFSTAESLVGNNIVLAIFKHITNPEARQYLLRQSFEEAIHTHTFHYICESLALDEREVFNMYHEVNSIRDKDTFEMKLTSDILQPDFSTETVAGMQRFVKNLVGFYVIMEGIFFYSGFVMMLSFHRQNRMTGVGEQFQYILRDETIHLNFGIDLINGIKAENPEIWTAEFQTELQRLIEQAVELEIAYAEDCLPRGILGLNAGLFREYVQHIADRRLERIGLQPKHGSKNPFPWMSETIDLGKEKNFFETRVTEYQTGGSLAW
- the metE gene encoding 5-methyltetrahydropteroyltriglutamate--homocysteine S-methyltransferase yields the protein MNKNIRTHNLGFPRIGAKRELKRALESFWSKKIAEAQLVEVAKAIRAENWQRQRAAGIDLIPSNDFSLYDQMLDTCALLGAVPERFHWQGEHVDLATYFTMARGVSGKGDDCGSCGGPAVALEMTKWFDTNYHYLVPELQGGQTFRLSSTKPFDEFAEALALGIRTVPVLVGPITFLLLAKTRGENFDRLSLLPKLLPVYAEILRRLHAQGAEWVQLDEPALCLDLTPEQRAAFGTTYAQFHEAAPGLKLLLATYFGDLRENLATACQLPVEALHFDAARAPHELDRLLTELPPTMQLSFGVVDGRNIWRNDFERSLNLLQKAAKAIGNDRLIVSPSCSLLHSPLSLKHETKLDPELKSWLAFAKEKLSEVGLLAQLVNQNGDSAALLENRKAIANRRSSPRIHDAVVRLRTEAVSPGDLQRQNAFTTRQPKQQARLNLPAFPTTTIGSFPQTEGVRAGRARFKKGELSSADYEKFLEQQTAECIRWQGEVGLDVPVHGEFERNDMVEYFGEQLAGFVFTENGWVQSYGSRCVKPPIIFGDVSRPQPMTVRWSKLAQSLTRKPMKGMLTGPITILQWSFMRDDQPRSETAKQIALALRDEVRDLEAAGLPIIQIDEPALREGLPLRRADWQEYLNWAVDAFRLAASGVRDDTQIHTHMCYCEFDDILASIAALDADVISIETSRSNMELLGAFAQFHYPNDIGPGVWDIHSPRVPSADEMLGLIHAAAKVIPKERLWLNPDCGLKTRRWEEVKPALKNLVAAAKAAREFINSESSTIN